The window ATCTGCCTTAGATTTCTTTGGAGCAGATTTCCTTCGAAGGCGGGAGGCAAAGGCAAAGAGAATGTCAGCATGGGTCCCGACAGGAAATCGAGCAGGACTCCTTGGGGATCCTGGCAGGTACCCAGCGGGGTCACACCCAGTTAAACATCCCCCTCTCCCTACTCTCCACTGCTCCTTCCCACAGGATCCGCCTACCCCCAGTCTCAGAAGGTTCCTGAAAGGCACTTCCTGCTTACATTTCCGGAGAGGACATGGGCCGCTTGCTGGCTGGCTTGGCGCCAGAGCTGTCTTTACTGGTTTCTGGAAGGACAGAGGGGTGGCAGGTGAGCACTGCAGTCACACGGCCACCCAACAGGCCGATAGCAAGACTAGTGCAAACCCCCGCCTGTCCAGCCCCGCAGCACAGCTGGCCAGCCTGGACTCAGCCTAGTGGGAGTAGGCACAAAACCTGACAGGGCAGCCTGGGGCTTCCGTTCCCCATCCCAACTCACCTCAAACCCCTCAAGATGCTTTCTCCGTACCCCTAGACACTGCCATGGCACCCTAGGCCATCACATGCCCCAGAACTTAAAGCTCCAAAACCCAGCCAGGAACTGGGTCCCCTGGCCCACCTGATGCTCACTGGGGGCTTCCACTGCCCATGCCCCTCCCCAGAGTGGGCCCCAGGAGCCCAGTGAACCATACTCACCTTGCAACCACCTGACTTGGGTGGCCGGGCCATAGCCCTTCTCATTCCGGGCGGCGATGCGGAAGATGATGGCAGGCTTGGTAGTGTAGTCAATGTGGGCGTTGGAGAGGCTGGAGGACTGCAcgaggcaggaggggctgggcccaCAGTACACCCGCATAAaggccagctgggctgggggcgcGCTCTTGGGCTCGCCCCCAGCCTGTGAGCTCTGGATGGCCAGGTACACCGAGTACTCGATAATCTTGCCGGAGGTCACAGAGGGCGGCTCCCAGGTGAGATGAGCACCGTCCGGACTCTAGACCCAGGGGGCAGAGGTCAAGCTGTGCCACATTTGGCCTTGGTGACTTACTCCCACCCTGCCCGTCTGGGAACAGGAGGGCTAGAACATGTCAAAGATTCCAGAACTGAGTGCTCACACATCACCCTTCCTCCTAGCACAACAGACGTATCTCCCAGCAGAGCTCAAGAGGCTGGGAAGAGACGCCTCATCGGCCCCACCTGGAAGGCAGCCCGGCATCACGACGAAGTAAAATGAATGCGGACTCGACACACAGCATTCTACACCTGCTCTGCTAACCTGTCACTGAGCctcctggtgcctcagtttcctcatcagaacAACAGGCCCTCGAACTCCTCATTATGGTTTAAGGCTTAGGTGAAAGACACGTCGACTGTGGCTTGCAGCGGACACCCACACTGAACATTAGTTGCCACACTGCGGGCGGCAGGGAGGGGGGCCAGGAAGGAATTTATCCTTGTCACCCCAGCAAAgggtgacagagccaggaccaggagcctcaccccagacccagCTGACTCTGCCCACATCTTGGGGCCCCTCCTGAGTCACCCTCACTGGGCCCAGTGCAGAAGGGAGCCCCGTTTGTACAGGCTTAGCCGAGGACAGAGAGTGACCCCACAGCGAGACTCACTTTGCTGATTTTAATGGCACAGGGGGCCCCTGGGAAGCCAGGCAAACACGTCTTAAACGCTGAGATCTCACTGAAGGGCCCCCGGCCACAGGCATTGATCCCAGCGACACGGAACTTATAGGCAGTGCCCGGCTGCAACTCCTGCTTCTTCAGCTGGTTATAGTCGGGGACGGTGCCCGAGTCATCCTGGGAAAAGGGGCCGGgagaacaggaagagagagacGAAGGTGACATGAGCCTCACTGTCAAGAGGGCAGCTCAGGGTCCAGCTCTGGAGCCAGCAGAGCGGTTTCCCTCCCTGGGGATGATGCAGGTCTGtggtgggcgggggaggggggcagggtgAGGTGGGCTGAGACAGGGCTTCTCCACTGCTTCACTGGGTACAGGAAGAAGGCGTATGTGGGGCAGGGCTCTGCACCGGGCAGCCCTAAGACAGAGAACACCCCCGGGAAGCTTCGTAAGTCCCTGCCCACCTGAGGGTATCAGCTCCCAGGGACACTTACATCAGACTGGACTGCATCATCTGGTGGCAGAAAATAGTGTGTCACCATGACATTGGTGCCCTTAATGACCCCCACGTCAAACCACTGGTTCTCCTTCTTCACGGGGGCTTTGCTGGGTGGAGGCGGTAGGTCTGGCTTCTGGAAGACACAAAGGGCAGAAGAGATCAGGCCCTTGGCACCCAGATGCAGTCCCCACCCCTAATGCCCCATCACCCCAGACTCACTACGCCCAAGGACTCGATGCCATTGGCCACTTCGGTCAGGGTAGCCGCGGCCTGCAGCTTCGCGGGGCTGGCGACCACAACTGGCTGGGGGGCCACAAACGTGTTGGAcggagccaggcctgggaggaCAAGAGGCATCAGCAGGAAAGGCCCCACATACCCGGCTTCGGCACGTGAGCCCCTTTCCTGGGCTAGACGAGaacctccctttcctcccccatcAGCTGAGTCCCCTGGGGGAGCAGTGCTGCGGGAAATGTGCCCACGGCTAGGCCAGGCTGCACTCACTCTCCGTGGCCGTGGAGGGCAGCAGGGCCACGGTGCTGGGGACAGCCCCGGCCAGCTCGTTGAGGCAGTTGCTCTCGATGGCCGGGTCGTTGAGGCTGTCGGCAGGGGCCAGGGCCTCAGTGGGgaggtggtgctgctgctgctgggcttgagcctcctggagctgctgctgctgcaccagGGCGGCCAGTTCCTGCTGCGTCAGCACGATGGGGATGGTGGTGGCCTGGCCCTCCTGGCCCTCAGCCGACAGGTGGCTCAGCTCGGCCTGTGTCACCGTGGCCGCTGCCTCAGATGTGTCCATGGGCTCCCCGGTGCCTGCTCCAGAGTGGGAAACGTACTCCTCAAGAGGAACAGCAGACAAGGAGAGCCCATCCTGGCTTCCCACAGTCACACCCCTTCCAGAGCCCAGGGCAGTCTCAACAGGTGCAGGCCCTTAGAGCCCCCAGAGCTGCCCTCACCTAAGCCAAAGGGTCCTGCATCCTTCCAGGGCACCAGGCTCAGCTGCCTGCCCCGCCACATCTGACCTGTGCCGCCCTGGCAGAGGAGGGGCCTCCTCTCCTCAGGCtgcccatcaccaccacccaccgACCAGGGCTGTCAGCAGGGAGGCTCCGGAACCCCGTGTCCTCACTCCTCCCAAGGGGTGTCCTTTGTCCCCTTTGGGCTCCCACGGGGGCCTCGACTGAAGGCAGCCTGGTGAACCACCTACCCCCAGCACCTACCCATAACGGCCTGCTGTGCGGCCTGGAGCACCGCCTGGATGGCCAGGGCCTGGGCTTCCTCCGTGGCTGCAGCCTGGGCAGCTGCTTCGGCAGCAGCCGTCACCGCCAACTCCTCAGGGGTGAGCCCTGTCACCATGAGGGTGGTGGTGCCCGCCTGGGCCTCGGCCATCAGCTCTTGGGGAAGTGACAACTGGTCTACTTCCgactgtgtgggtgggggtggctggacTACCACAGTAGCCACCACGGCTGAGCTGGCAGGCTCCTGGCCTGAAGACGGGTCCCCTGTACTGCTCAGATCCACGGCGGCCTGGAGCTCAGGGGCCTGAGAGGCGGGCAGGACCTCGGCGGACGCCCCCACCAGAGGCGCGGGGGCGGGCTGCAGGAGTTGCCGCGGCGGAAGCTGCTGGCGAGGCCCTGGCGAGGCCTGGAGCTCCTCTGGGGGCTGCAGGATGTCAACAGCAGAGAAGGGCATGTCAGAAGTTTCTGTGTTGGCTATGGTCACTGTTATCGTGGCCGGGATGGGGACTTCGGTGGTCAGAGCCCCTGGGGCAGTCTCAGTCACTGATGAGATCTTCTAGAAAGGGAGAGAAGTCCCCgtcagaggggaggagaggaagaccaGAACCAGGCAGAACTTCACCTCTCCCTGCGGGCCTGTACTTTCATTCTCAGCAGGCCAGTGCTGCCCTGTTCGAtgggcagaggcagcaggtcACTGAGCAGCAGAGGGCACAGCCAAGAGGAGCAGAGCCCCTCCAGATCTGCTGGCCAACTTTAACTCATCTTCGGAGAGACCTCCTGGTCTAGCCAGAGAGGTGCTCAGACTCATGGCATGCCACTCTTACAGGCGCCAACAAACTGACAAGCCATGAGGAACAGCTACAGAAACGAAAGCACCCACGGGACACCAAGGACTAGAGGACTGCCTCCTACCCCAAGGCTGCCCTTTTATGGCATGGAAGAGGAACCAGGAGcacacagtgcctggtgcaaGAGTGCCACCTGATGTCCAGTTCCAGAACAGCACAGGCCTGAGGTGctagggggcaggagggagacagcAGAGGACCCTCCTGGGGCTCTTACCGGCACCGAAGGGCCTGGGACCGGAGTGGATTGTGTCACAGTGGTCACAGCTCGGGTCAGCGTGGAGGACACTGTTGTTGTGATGGGACCAGAACTGGACATGTTCACACTATCACCCTGGGTGCTCTCCACCTCTCCCTGGTCGCTGGCAGGCGGTGGGGGATCTGTGAGGGGCAAGCACAAATGACAGTGACAGGCCCTCACCCAACAGGGGCCaagcaggcaggtgggcaggcagggttTCCATCTGGCTCTGCCACCAAGGGGACAGTTGCCCAGAGAACTTGCCCGGCCGGTAAGCTGAGCTCCATGGAATCTGACCACCTAACCGCCTCTAACTGAGCCCCAATCCCCAGGAGATCACGAGTGCCAGGCTGGCTGCCTTCACCCACCTTGGTTTGAGCTCATGTTGGAGGTGACGGTGGTGGCCGTGTGCGTGGTGCCTGTCTCGTGTGTCTCACAAGGAGGGTTGGCGCACACCCTCTGTGTCGGGAATGGAGCCAGCAATGCGGCACCAACCTGGGGGGTGACAGCGGGTGGTGCCACCACCTCCAAGCTGGACTCTAGGGTCCTGTGGGAGGGGGTGGCGTCAGGGAGCATGGCACCCACACTGACTGACATGGTAGTACCGGTGGAAGTGGTCTGGTGAGTCTCACAGGGGCGACTGGCAGGGGGCTGCTGCCCACCCTCTGGCTGGCCCGCACCCCCACTGGAGGTGGCGGTGGTGGGTGTATGGGTGGTGCCTGTCTCGTGGGTTTCGCACGGTGGGTTGGAGCAGACCCTCTGGGCGCTGCCTGCGTTCGAGGTAGTGGCCGTGTTGGTGGTGCCTGTCTCGTGGGTCTCGCACGGCGGGTTGGAGCAGACTTGGGTCACGGTGGCAGAGGGGCACAGCAGCGCCCCCAGGGCTGTTGCAGTCACAGTGGCGCTGGGTGCGCCCTCGTACACAAGCGTGGGGGTCCCCCGCGCCTCGCCGGGCTCGCCGGCACCCACGGTAGAGCGGGCGGTGGCGGGGCTGTTGGTTGTGTGGGTGTGATGCGCCTCCAGCTGGCGCCCCACGGGCACCAGCTGGCCCAGGCCGGTGACATGGCTGTCCTGGCCGCTGGGCCTGACACGGGCACTCGCAGGGCCCAGCTGCACGAGCGTGGTGCCgtggcctccagcctccagcgcCAGGCTCGGTctgaggagggggctggctgGGCATGGGGCCCCAGTGGCCAGCACAGTCATGGTGGTGCTGGTTGCACTGGTCTGGCGGGTTTGGCACGCGGCCTTGACCAAACTCTGGGCTCCCTCTGACACCCCAGCAGCCACGCTGACCCGGACCACGGTGGGGACAGTGCTGGCTGCACAGGCAAGCCGGGCATCCCGCCGCTGGCCAGCACCAATGCTTGACATGGCGGTGGTGGCCGTGCTGGTGGTGCCCGTCTCGTGGGTCTCGCACGGCGGGTTGGAGCAACTGTGCTGCACAGCCATGTTGGAGGTGGCAGTGGTGGCCGTGTTGGTGGTGCCTGTCTCGTGGGTCTCGCACGGCGGGTTGGAGCAGACGCGAACCACGCTGCCATTCTGCTGCCCCACTGTTGAGGTCACGAGAGAAGCAGCTGCCTCCTGTCTGTCACAGACGAATTGCacctgggtgggctgggggtgcccCCCCAGATTAGCCACGACGGTGGTGGTGGCCGTGTTGGTGGTGCCCGTCTCGTGAGTCTCACAGGGCGGGTTGGAGCACACCAGTGTCACGGTGCCGGGCTGCACGTCACCCTGGCCTGAGTCGGCGATGGTGACTGTAGCCGTGGGCTGTTCTGTTGTAGGTGAGGCCAGAATGGACACAGGGAGGTCGTGCACAGGCTGGGCCTCGACCCCACTGGGCGCCGTGATCAGAGTCACCTGGGTAGGCTGGGAGACGGGCTAGGGGAGACGCGAGATGGGGAGCGTTAGGGCAACTTCTCATGTGCCTGTCCCTCCCACAGTCCTGCAGGGTCATCTCCGCCAGTCGAAACCACCGCTCTGGCTCCTACAGCAACAACCCTGGCAAATCCAGGCCTGCTCACCCTCTGACCCCAAGACACTGATTCACTCAGGAACCCGGGGAGAGGCACTGCTTCACCTTGGGGGCCACAGGGACTAGAAAGGGGCTgcgggagcagggcctgggctggggccagccCTTAGTCACGGAGGGAACCCTGCTGACCCCAGGCTGCGCCAAGGCCAGCAACAGATGCTTCACTGCTTCCATGAATTCAGCAAAGATGTgtgaagagaaaaacaacactACATGCGTCCGAAGAGGAACTGTCGTACCCTCTACAGGACCGCTACAGAAAGAACTAGTGCTCAAGAGCTGCAGATGGCTGACGTCCGGTATCGACACCACACCCGACaggaaactgactaagaaacGTGCTTTCCCAATATGGGGACAACGTCCCATGGGTGCCACacacaggagggaagaaagaagaccCAGCTGCACACGGCACTGGAAGGCAGCCTGGAAAGGATGGCCCAAGATGGAGACCGGCACCCTCAGGCTGGCTCACGTGCTTTCACACAGAGTCCCTGACCCGCACCTGCGCGCTCTCCCGCCGCCCCAGCCCCACTACCTGCATGGTGATGGTGGGGGTGGTGAGCCCGCCGGCTGCCGTCAGTGTGGTCTGTGCCGCCGACACAGTGATGGCAGTGGGATTGATCACCTGGCTTGAGAGAGTGGCGATGGTGCCCAAGGTGGTGATGGGTGTGGCCAGGGAGGCGCTGGTGCTGTGGCCCCCCGCTCCAGCGAGGCTGGTGGAGACGGTTCCGGTCACTGTGCCGAGGGTCGTGACACCTAAAGGcaaggagatgggggtgggatgCGGGAACTCTGGGGCATACCCCATGGGGACAGGAAACTGCCTGGAGAGAGCACCTGTGCCCTCCACCACCTTCCTCAGGGAAGGCGTCCCAGCCCACAGGCTGCGCACCTGTGGTGCCCTTCACAACCAACGTGGTGACAGCAGGTTTGACAGCAGAGACAGTGACGGGGGTGACCAGGCGAACGCCCCCCATGGGCACGGTGCGGAGGATAGTGCCTGGTTGTCCGGGAGCCCCCTTTAGCACCACCTGGAACAGCAGAAAAAAGTGTCATTTACGGGCTGGCTGGACCCAatgctgccccctcccagcccctgaggaAGAAACGTGGGGACTTCTGGGTCCTGGACTGAACACTAGGGCAAGCGGAGGGCCAGCTTTGTCTTACCTGGGTCACTCCTTGCTGCCCGTGGCCGGTGGCAATTTTGGGAACAGCAGTGATGATTTTGGCGGGTGCTCCGGTCCCAGAAGTCATAACCttggtggtgataatggtgatgggGGACTTGATGCCAGGACTGCTGGTCACACCTGGAGGAGGTGCAGCTTGGCTTCAGGTTGGGCCATGAGGGACTGCAGCCACCTCCCACCCTGGCTGCTGCCTCTGGGGCTCAGCCCTGCACTAGCTGCCATGACCTGCCTCTTTTGGGCCCCCTTTCAAGTCGTTACCCCTGCTGCCCCTCAGTTAAAACAAAGCAGCAGCAACTACCGCTACACTCCTACTACCTCCCGACACATCTAAGACTAAGGgtaaaaaaaaggatggaaaagaagggAAACCAGAACAAAAGCCGAGAGCAAATCGCAGCCCAACCCTCAGCTGCTGTCTGGCTCTCCTCTCCCGACAAGGGTCCTCACTGGCACGCTGGGGGAAGTCCTACCTGTGGCGCCCGCCTGCGTGATGATGGCTGACATGGGGATGGTCTTAATAATTGTGGTCGTGCCGGGCTTGGTGGTGCTGGGGGACACGCTGCTGATGCCCAGGATGGTGGGCTTAGTCCCTGCCCCACTGGCCTGCGTtgtagtgatgatggtggtgggcTTGCCGTCTGCTGAGGTCACCAGCTTCAGGATGGTCCCAGCTGGCAAAGGCCCTTTGGTCTGTAAGGGAAAAACACGTGAAGGGAGGCAAGGTGAACCAGTATCGTTGTCAGAGTAGGAAGTTTAGTGGAAAGCCTGGTCTGGCTAGTCTCCTGGTGGCCCAAGTGGCTCAGAGGATATTCTGAAGACCGCAGGACTAAGCAGCAAGACCTTCGGTGCCACACGTGCTCATGGGCTCTCATCTAGGCAGGGATGTGAGTTCTAGGCCCAGGCCAGGGCCACTCTTGCCTGTGTCACAGTCTGGGGCCCACAAGCTCACCTGGATGATCTGAGTCACTGGGCCTGTAGATGCCTGGCCCGTGACTGCTGAAGTCTGAACTGGTTTGGTCTGGACCACTGACATCACTTTGCCCAGATTAGAAATCtaaaaaggaaaggatggagcACAAAGAGTGATCCAGAAACCAAACAAGGGCATGGCCTAGGGACTGTCACATGCAGTCGGGCAGCACCCATCACTCACCAGAGCACTGCCTCCTGGGACGGAGATGGGGCTCTTCACCAGGGTGATGGTCTTGGTGACCCCACCCACAACTGTGGTTACCACCTGGGCTTGCTGGGCCACCGTCACAGTCCCTGACTTGTGCACCGTGATGATGGGGCGGGTGGAAGTGTTGGCAGCAGAGGAGACAGACGTCCCCACCTGGGCGGCTGCGGTCTTCAGCATGCGTGTGGCTGGGTTGCTCACCTGGAGGGAGCACAGAAGAGTGATGGCGGGGCACAGAGAGAAACAGCCTGGAATGTCCCGGTGTGCACAGAGCTCTGCGCATGTCGTGCCTCCCCACACCAAGAACAGCTCAGTTTGCTTTGCCCTCCCTTTAGGAGGCAAGGGAGGACACGGAATGGCCACAGGTCTGGCCTGAGGCCGCCACACCCCTAAGGGGGACTGCTTATTTCACAGCCCACAGCAAGCCCCAATTCCA is drawn from Camelus ferus isolate YT-003-E chromosome X, BCGSAC_Cfer_1.0, whole genome shotgun sequence and contains these coding sequences:
- the HCFC1 gene encoding host cell factor 1 isoform X6, whose product is MASAVSPANSPAVLLQPRWKRVVGWSGPVPRPRHGHRAVAIKELIVVFGGGNEGIVDELHVYNTATNQWFIPAVRGDIPPGCAAYGFVCDGTRLLVFGGMVEYGKYSNDLYELQASRWEWKRLKAKTPKNGPPPCPRLGHSFSLVGNKCYLFGGLANDSEDPKNNIPRYLNDLYILELRPGSGVVAWDIPITYGVLPPPRESHTAVVYTEKDNKKSKLVIYGGMSGCRLGDLWTLDIETLTWNKPSLSGVAPLPRSLHSATTIGNKMYVFGGWVPLVMDDVKVATHEKEWKCTNTLACLNLDTMAWETILMDTLEDNIPRARAGHCAVAINTRLYIWSGRDGYRKAWNNQVCCKDLWYLETEKPPPPARVQLVRANTNSLEAATAPPTTTTIQVLPTVPGSSISVPTAARTQGVPAVLKVTGPQATTGTPLVTMRPASQAGKAPVTVTSLPAGVRMVVPTQSAQGTVIGSSPQMSGMAALAAAAAATQKIPPSSAPTVLSVPAGTTIVKTVAVTPGTTTLPATVKVASSPVMVSNPATRMLKTAAAQVGTSVSSAANTSTRPIITVHKSGTVTVAQQAQVVTTVVGGVTKTITLVKSPISVPGGSALISNLGKVMSVVQTKPVQTSAVTGQASTGPVTQIIQTKGPLPAGTILKLVTSADGKPTTIITTTQASGAGTKPTILGISSVSPSTTKPGTTTIIKTIPMSAIITQAGATGVTSSPGIKSPITIITTKVMTSGTGAPAKIITAVPKIATGHGQQGVTQVVLKGAPGQPGTILRTVPMGGVRLVTPVTVSAVKPAVTTLVVKGTTGVTTLGTVTGTVSTSLAGAGGHSTSASLATPITTLGTIATLSSQVINPTAITVSAAQTTLTAAGGLTTPTITMQPVSQPTQVTLITAPSGVEAQPVHDLPVSILASPTTEQPTATVTIADSGQGDVQPGTVTLVCSNPPCETHETGTTNTATTTVVANLGGHPQPTQVQFVCDRQEAAASLVTSTVGQQNGSVVRVCSNPPCETHETGTTNTATTATSNMAVQHSCSNPPCETHETGTTSTATTAMSSIGAGQRRDARLACAASTVPTVVRVSVAAGVSEGAQSLVKAACQTRQTSATSTTMTVLATGAPCPASPLLRPSLALEAGGHGTTLVQLGPASARVRPSGQDSHVTGLGQLVPVGRQLEAHHTHTTNSPATARSTVGAGEPGEARGTPTLVYEGAPSATVTATALGALLCPSATVTQVCSNPPCETHETGTTNTATTSNAGSAQRVCSNPPCETHETGTTHTPTTATSSGGAGQPEGGQQPPASRPCETHQTTSTGTTMSVSVGAMLPDATPSHRTLESSLEVVAPPAVTPQVGAALLAPFPTQRVCANPPCETHETGTTHTATTVTSNMSSNQDPPPPASDQGEVESTQGDSVNMSSSGPITTTVSSTLTRAVTTVTQSTPVPGPSVPKISSVTETAPGALTTEVPIPATITVTIANTETSDMPFSAVDILQPPEELQASPGPRQQLPPRQLLQPAPAPLVGASAEVLPASQAPELQAAVDLSSTGDPSSGQEPASSAVVATVVVQPPPPTQSEVDQLSLPQELMAEAQAGTTTLMVTGLTPEELAVTAAAEAAAQAAATEEAQALAIQAVLQAAQQAVMAGTGEPMDTSEAAATVTQAELSHLSAEGQEGQATTIPIVLTQQELAALVQQQQLQEAQAQQQQHHLPTEALAPADSLNDPAIESNCLNELAGAVPSTVALLPSTATESLAPSNTFVAPQPVVVASPAKLQAAATLTEVANGIESLGVKPDLPPPPSKAPVKKENQWFDVGVIKGTNVMVTHYFLPPDDAVQSDDDSGTVPDYNQLKKQELQPGTAYKFRVAGINACGRGPFSEISAFKTCLPGFPGAPCAIKISKSPDGAHLTWEPPSVTSGKIIEYSVYLAIQSSQAGGEPKSAPPAQLAFMRVYCGPSPSCLVQSSSLSNAHIDYTTKPAIIFRIAARNEKGYGPATQVRWLQETSKDSSGAKPASKRPMSSPEMKSAPKKSKADGQ
- the HCFC1 gene encoding host cell factor 1 isoform X4 yields the protein MASAVSPANSPAVLLQPRWKRVVGWSGPVPRPRHGHRAVAIKELIVVFGGGNEGIVDELHVYNTATNQWFIPAVRGDIPPGCAAYGFVCDGTRLLVFGGMVEYGKYSNDLYELQASRWEWKRLKAKTPKNGPPPCPRLGHSFSLVGNKCYLFGGLANDSEDPKNNIPRYLNDLYILELRPGSGVVAWDIPITYGVLPPPRESHTAVVYTEKDNKKSKLVIYGGMSGCRLGDLWTLDIETLTWNKPSLSGVAPLPRSLHSATTIGNKMYVFGGWVPLVMDDVKVATHEKEWKCTNTLACLNLDTMAWETILMDTLEDNIPRARAGHCAVAINTRLYIWSGRDGYRKAWNNQVCCKDLWYLETEKPPPPARVQLVRANTNSLEVSWGAVATADSYLLQLQKYDIPATAATATSPTPNPVPSVPANPPKSPAPAAAAPAVQPLTQVGITLLPQAATAPPTTTTIQVLPTVPGSSISVPTAARTQGVPAVLKVTGPQATTGTPLVTMRPASQAGKAPVTVTSLPAGVRMVVPTQSAQGTVIGSSPQMSGMAALAAAAAATQKIPPSSAPTVLSVPAGTTIVKTVAVTPGTTTLPATVKVASSPVMVSNPATRMLKTAAAQVGTSVSSAANTSTRPIITVHKSGTVTVAQQAQVVTTVVGGVTKTITLVKSPISVPGGSALISNLGKVMSVVQTKPVQTSAVTGQASTGPVTQIIQTKGPLPAGTILKLVTSADGKPTTIITTTQASGAGTKPTILGISSVSPSTTKPGTTTIIKTIPMSAIITQAGATGVTSSPGIKSPITIITTKVMTSGTGAPAKIITAVPKIATGHGQQGVTQVVLKGAPGQPGTILRTVPMGGVRLVTPVTVSAVKPAVTTLVVKGTTGVTTLGTVTGTVSTSLAGAGGHSTSASLATPITTLGTIATLSSQVINPTAITVSAAQTTLTAAGGLTTPTITMQPVSQPTQVTLITAPSGVEAQPVHDLPVSILASPTTEQPTATVTIADSGQGDVQPGTVTLVCSNPPCETHETGTTNTATTTVVANLGGHPQPTQVQFVCDRQEAAASLVTSTVGQQNGSVVRVCSNPPCETHETGTTNTATTATSNMAVQHSCSNPPCETHETGTTSTATTAMSSIGAGQRRDARLACAASTVPTVVRVSVAAGVSEGAQSLVKAACQTRQTSATSTTMTVLATGAPCPASPLLRPSLALEAGGHGTTLVQLGPASARVRPSGQDSHVTGLGQLVPVGRQLEAHHTHTTNSPATARSTVGAGEPGEARGTPTLVYEGAPSATVTATALGALLCPSATVTQVCSNPPCETHETGTTNTATTSNAGSAQRVCSNPPCETHETGTTHTPTTATSSGGAGQPEGGQQPPASRPCETHQTTSTGTTMSVSVGAMLPDATPSHRTLESSLEVVAPPAVTPQVGAALLAPFPTQRVCANPPCETHETGTTHTATTVTSNMSSNQDPPPPASDQGEVESTQGDSVNMSSSGPITTTVSSTLTRAVTTVTQSTPVPGPSVPPPEELQASPGPRQQLPPRQLLQPAPAPLVGASAEVLPASQAPELQAAVDLSSTGDPSSGQEPASSAVVATVVVQPPPPTQSEVDQLSLPQELMAEAQAGTTTLMVTGLTPEELAVTAAAEAAAQAAATEEAQALAIQAVLQAAQQAVMAGTGEPMDTSEAAATVTQAELSHLSAEGQEGQATTIPIVLTQQELAALVQQQQLQEAQAQQQQHHLPTEALAPADSLNDPAIESNCLNELAGAVPSTVALLPSTATESLAPSNTFVAPQPVVVASPAKLQAAATLTEVANGIESLGVKPDLPPPPSKAPVKKENQWFDVGVIKGTNVMVTHYFLPPDDAVQSDDDSGTVPDYNQLKKQELQPGTAYKFRVAGINACGRGPFSEISAFKTCLPGFPGAPCAIKISKSPDGAHLTWEPPSVTSGKIIEYSVYLAIQSSQAGGEPKSAPPAQLAFMRVYCGPSPSCLVQSSSLSNAHIDYTTKPAIIFRIAARNEKGYGPATQVRWLQETSKDSSGAKPASKRPMSSPEMKSAPKKSKADGQ
- the HCFC1 gene encoding host cell factor 1 isoform X3; amino-acid sequence: MASAVSPANSPAVLLQPRWKRVVGWSGPVPRPRHGHRAVAIKELIVVFGGGNEGIVDELHVYNTATNQWFIPAVRGDIPPGCAAYGFVCDGTRLLVFGGMVEYGKYSNDLYELQASRWEWKRLKAKTPKNGPPPCPRLGHSFSLVGNKCYLFGGLANDSEDPKNNIPRYLNDLYILELRPGSGVVAWDIPITYGVLPPPRESHTAVVYTEKDNKKSKLVIYGGMSGCRLGDLWTLDIETLTWNKPSLSGVAPLPRSLHSATTIGNKMYVFGGWVPLVMDDVKVATHEKEWKCTNTLACLNLDTMAWETILMDTLEDNIPRARAGHCAVAINTRLYIWSGRDGYRKAWNNQVCCKDLWYLETEKPPPPARVQLVRANTNSLEVSWGAVATADSYLLQLQKYDIPATAATATSPTPNPVPSVPANPPKSPAPAAAAPAVQPLTQVGITLLPQAATAPPTTTTIQVLPTVPGSSISVPTAARTQGVPAVLKVTGPQATTGTPLVTMRPASQAGKAPVTVTSLPAGVRMVVPTQSAQGTVIGSSPQMSGMAALAAAAAATQKIPPSSAPTVLSVPAGTTIVKTVAVTPGTTTLPATVKVASSPVMVSNPATRMLKTAAAQVGTSVSSAANTSTRPIITVHKSGTVTVAQQAQVVTTVVGGVTKTITLVKSPISVPGGSALISNLGKVMSVVQTKPVQTSAVTGQASTGPVTQIIQTKGPLPAGTILKLVTSADGKPTTIITTTQASGAGTKPTILGISSVSPSTTKPGTTTIIKTIPMSAIITQAGATGVTSSPGIKSPITIITTKVMTSGTGAPAKIITAVPKIATGHGQQGVTQVVLKGAPGQPGTILRTVPMGGVRLVTPVTVSAVKPAVTTLVVKGTTGVTTLGTVTGTVSTSLAGAGGHSTSASLATPITTLGTIATLSSQVINPTAITVSAAQTTLTAAGGLTTPTITMQPVSQPTQVTLITAPSGVEAQPVHDLPVSILASPTTEQPTATVTIADSGQGDVQPGTVTLVCSNPPCETHETGTTNTATTTVVANLGGHPQPTQVQFVCDRQEAAASLVTSTVGQQNGSVVRVCSNPPCETHETGTTNTATTATSNMAVQHSCSNPPCETHETGTTSTATTAMSSIGAGQRRDARLACAASTVPTVVRVSVAAGVSEGAQSLVKAACQTRQTSATSTTMTVLATGAPCPASPLLRPSLALEAGGHGTTLVQLGPASARVRPSGQDSHVTGLGQLVPVGRQLEAHHTHTTNSPATARSTVGAGEPGEARGTPTLVYEGAPSATVTATALGALLCPSATVTQVCSNPPCETHETGTTNTATTSNAGSAQRVCSNPPCETHETGTTHTPTTATSSGGAGQPEGGQQPPASRPCETHQTTSTGTTMSVSVGAMLPDATPSHRTLESSLEVVAPPAVTPQVGAALLAPFPTQRVCANPPCETHETGTTHTATTVTSNMSSNQDPPPPASDQGEVESTQGDSVNMSSSGPITTTVSSTLTRAVTTVTQSTPVPGPSVPISSVTETAPGALTTEVPIPATITVTIANTETSDMPFSAVDILQPPEELQASPGPRQQLPPRQLLQPAPAPLVGASAEVLPASQAPELQAAVDLSSTGDPSSGQEPASSAVVATVVVQPPPPTQSEVDQLSLPQELMAEAQAGTTTLMVTGLTPEELAVTAAAEAAAQAAATEEAQALAIQAVLQAAQQAVMAGTGEPMDTSEAAATVTQAELSHLSAEGQEGQATTIPIVLTQQELAALVQQQQLQEAQAQQQQHHLPTEALAPADSLNDPAIESNCLNELAGAVPSTVALLPSTATESLAPSNTFVAPQPVVVASPAKLQAAATLTEVANGIESLGVKPDLPPPPSKAPVKKENQWFDVGVIKGTNVMVTHYFLPPDDAVQSDDDSGTVPDYNQLKKQELQPGTAYKFRVAGINACGRGPFSEISAFKTCLPGFPGAPCAIKISKSPDGAHLTWEPPSVTSGKIIEYSVYLAIQSSQAGGEPKSAPPAQLAFMRVYCGPSPSCLVQSSSLSNAHIDYTTKPAIIFRIAARNEKGYGPATQVRWLQETSKDSSGAKPASKRPMSSPEMKSAPKKSKADGQ